A single region of the Aurantiacibacter sp. MUD11 genome encodes:
- a CDS encoding type II secretion system F family protein, protein MIELFVRLILLIGVFAAVFLLSQVLLGLAWRNRQKFSAINRRLEMIAKGEDREEIVTRLRKNAPQSELELNGPLARPARAFQRMMFAANLPISAQQLLLLIGVLFAVLFIFALLGAGMAGFGWTPGVIFLLLVITGGLAVVFPLAYVSMRAQARRKQVEEQFPVALDVFVRALRSGHPIAAAIELLTEELEDPIGSEFGIVADEVAYGADLTEALDAMAERWDNPDMRMFVVSLAVQRETGGNLAEILESLARVIRERAVMYMKVRALSAEGRLTGLMLTVLPVFTLIGMFLVNPSFYLETALDPIFIFGFSFLILLFLAGVLWIRRLTDLKV, encoded by the coding sequence ATGATCGAACTGTTTGTCCGCCTCATCCTGCTGATCGGCGTGTTCGCCGCGGTCTTCCTGCTGTCGCAGGTGCTGCTGGGTCTGGCTTGGCGCAACCGGCAGAAATTCTCCGCCATTAACCGCCGGCTGGAAATGATCGCCAAGGGCGAGGATCGCGAGGAGATCGTCACCCGCCTGCGCAAGAACGCCCCGCAGTCGGAGCTGGAACTTAACGGTCCGCTGGCCCGCCCGGCGCGCGCCTTCCAGCGCATGATGTTCGCCGCCAACCTGCCCATCAGCGCGCAGCAGTTGCTGCTGCTGATCGGGGTGCTGTTCGCCGTGCTGTTCATCTTCGCGCTGCTGGGCGCGGGCATGGCCGGGTTCGGCTGGACCCCGGGCGTCATCTTCCTGTTGCTGGTGATCACCGGTGGCCTCGCCGTGGTGTTTCCCCTGGCCTATGTCAGCATGCGAGCGCAGGCGCGTCGCAAGCAGGTGGAAGAGCAGTTCCCCGTCGCGCTCGACGTGTTCGTGCGCGCGCTGCGTTCGGGCCATCCCATCGCGGCGGCCATCGAACTGCTGACCGAGGAACTGGAAGATCCGATCGGCAGCGAGTTCGGCATCGTCGCCGACGAGGTGGCCTATGGCGCCGACCTGACCGAGGCGCTCGACGCCATGGCCGAGCGCTGGGACAATCCCGACATGCGCATGTTCGTCGTCTCGCTGGCGGTGCAGCGCGAAACGGGCGGCAACCTCGCCGAAATCCTCGAGAGCCTGGCCCGGGTCATCCGTGAGCGCGCGGTCATGTACATGAAGGTGCGCGCGCTCAGCGCCGAGGGCCGGCTGACCGGGCTGATGCTGACGGTGCTGCCGGTCTTCACCCTGATCGGCATGTTCCTGGTGAACCCGTCCTTCTACCTCGAAACCGCCCTCGACCCGATTTTCATCTTCGGGTTCAGCTTCCTCATCCTGCTGTTCCTGGCGGGTGTCTTGTGGATCCGTCGCCTGACGGACCTGAAGGTGTGA
- a CDS encoding CpaF family protein: MSSWKVRKSDEDPAPTLEPGASADFDDVQPALDPAVARNLRLKVSIHRSLLDKINLSALDQLTREQIRSEISEIVTELLEAEGEPLNAREREGLVTEVLDELLGLGPIEPLLKDDTITDILVNRFDEVFVERRGLLEPVPTRFKDDKHLLRIIQKIVSAVGRRVDESSPYVDARLADGSRVNAIIPPLAIDGPALSIRKFARNWISIDRLIELDTIPNAMAEVLKAIVGTRRNVLISGGTGSGKTTLLNAMSSFIGNRERIITIEDSAELQLQQRHVVRLETRPPNIEGRGEVTQRDLVKNALRMRPDRIIVGEVRAGEAFDMLQAMNTGHDGSMTTVHANTPRDALSRVEQMIGMSGVDISPRAAQAQIASAMNVVIQIERLVDGHRRVVSMSEITGMEGDTITMQEIFRYRIIGMSDEGVVQGRFEATGIRPRFLDVTAAYGISLSPELFRPDRELE, from the coding sequence ATGAGCAGCTGGAAAGTACGCAAGTCAGACGAGGACCCGGCACCTACGCTGGAGCCGGGCGCTTCCGCAGATTTCGACGACGTGCAGCCCGCGCTTGACCCCGCGGTCGCCCGCAACCTGCGGCTCAAGGTGTCGATCCACCGCTCGCTGCTCGACAAGATCAACCTCTCGGCGCTCGACCAGCTCACGCGCGAGCAGATCCGTTCGGAGATTTCCGAGATCGTGACCGAGCTGCTCGAAGCCGAAGGCGAACCGCTCAACGCCCGCGAGCGCGAGGGGCTAGTGACCGAAGTGCTTGACGAGCTGCTGGGTCTCGGTCCGATCGAGCCGTTGCTGAAGGACGACACCATCACCGATATCCTGGTGAACCGCTTCGACGAGGTCTTCGTCGAGCGGCGCGGCCTGCTGGAGCCGGTGCCGACCCGGTTCAAGGACGACAAGCACCTGCTGCGGATCATCCAGAAGATTGTCAGTGCGGTGGGTCGCCGGGTGGATGAATCCTCGCCCTATGTCGATGCCCGCCTGGCCGACGGCTCGCGCGTCAACGCCATCATCCCGCCGCTGGCCATCGACGGTCCGGCGCTCTCCATCCGCAAATTCGCCCGCAACTGGATCAGCATCGATCGCCTGATCGAACTCGACACCATCCCCAACGCCATGGCGGAGGTGCTGAAGGCCATCGTCGGCACGCGGCGCAACGTGCTGATCTCGGGCGGTACCGGCTCGGGCAAGACCACGCTGCTGAACGCCATGTCCTCCTTCATCGGCAATCGCGAACGCATCATCACCATCGAGGACTCGGCCGAACTGCAATTGCAGCAGCGGCACGTCGTGCGGCTGGAAACCCGCCCGCCCAATATCGAGGGCAGGGGCGAGGTGACCCAGCGCGACCTGGTGAAGAACGCACTGCGCATGCGTCCCGATCGCATCATCGTGGGCGAGGTGCGCGCCGGCGAGGCCTTCGACATGTTGCAGGCCATGAACACCGGCCACGACGGCTCGATGACCACCGTCCACGCCAACACCCCGCGCGATGCGCTGAGCCGTGTCGAGCAAATGATCGGCATGAGCGGGGTCGATATCTCGCCGCGTGCGGCGCAGGCACAGATCGCCTCGGCCATGAACGTGGTGATCCAGATCGAGCGTCTCGTCGACGGCCACCGCCGCGTGGTCAGCATGTCGGAGATTACCGGCATGGAGGGCGACACCATCACCATGCAGGAAATCTTCCGCTACCGCATCATCGGCATGTCGGACGAAGGCGTGGTGCAAGGCCGCTTCGAAGCGACCGGTATCCGTCCGCGCTTCCTCGATGTCACCGCCGCTTACGGCATTTCGCTGTCGCCGGAACTGTTCCGGCCGGATCGGGAGCTGGAGTAG
- a CDS encoding AAA family ATPase, translating to MDDIVNAFPDRTLPDGSKPEGVVIVASPEELDRLGRLDDTPILSEALLCPLAASAPVSGEILADANLLVIEVDPAIPESVQRVRAIRSERRGLLIVAALRGMDVSVVRTLVRQGIADVVELPFDRQALAAQVADTLARNSTPSLAPGLAPMLSVVGGVGGCGTTTVITHLAAHFAQTMKLRTCVADLDLQSGEVAYYVGRTPRITIETLLTAGERLDQEFVRGALLDSGHGFTLIAAPERVMPLDDVDVDSLLAMLKLLRQQFDLVIVDLPNDWTSWGLSVVSASSEVVLVTDLSVACLRQAKRRLDLFESVGVDAGGVKLVANRVERGLFKSVNLEAAAKALGGQFVGTIGDVGHSLIDAQDEGLLLFDTNRNAKFASQIADLAKALWNKTD from the coding sequence ATGGACGATATCGTGAATGCATTTCCCGACCGCACCCTTCCCGACGGCAGCAAGCCGGAGGGCGTGGTTATTGTCGCCTCGCCGGAGGAGCTCGACCGGCTGGGACGGCTCGACGACACGCCGATCCTGTCCGAGGCGCTGCTCTGCCCCTTGGCTGCTTCGGCGCCGGTCTCCGGCGAAATCCTTGCCGATGCCAACCTGCTGGTGATCGAGGTCGATCCGGCCATCCCGGAAAGCGTACAGCGCGTTCGCGCCATCCGTTCGGAACGTCGCGGCCTGCTGATCGTCGCAGCCCTGCGCGGGATGGACGTATCGGTCGTGCGCACGCTGGTGCGGCAGGGCATCGCCGACGTGGTGGAACTGCCCTTCGACCGGCAGGCGCTGGCAGCGCAGGTGGCCGACACGCTGGCGCGCAATTCCACGCCGTCGCTGGCACCGGGCCTCGCGCCCATGCTCAGCGTCGTCGGCGGCGTCGGCGGCTGCGGCACGACGACGGTCATCACCCACCTCGCCGCGCATTTCGCGCAGACCATGAAGCTGCGCACCTGCGTGGCCGACCTGGACCTGCAATCGGGCGAGGTCGCCTATTACGTCGGCCGCACGCCGCGCATCACCATCGAGACGCTGTTGACCGCCGGCGAACGGCTGGATCAGGAATTCGTGCGTGGCGCACTGCTCGACAGCGGGCATGGCTTCACCCTGATCGCGGCCCCCGAACGGGTGATGCCGCTCGACGATGTCGACGTCGACAGCCTGCTGGCCATGCTCAAGCTGCTGCGCCAGCAATTCGATCTCGTCATCGTCGACCTGCCCAACGACTGGACCAGCTGGGGCCTTTCGGTCGTCAGCGCATCGAGCGAGGTGGTGCTGGTGACCGACCTGTCGGTCGCCTGCCTGCGCCAGGCCAAGCGGCGGCTCGACCTGTTCGAAAGCGTCGGCGTGGATGCCGGCGGCGTCAAACTGGTCGCCAACCGGGTGGAGCGCGGCCTGTTCAAGTCGGTGAATCTGGAGGCGGCGGCCAAGGCGCTGGGCGGCCAGTTCGTCGGGACCATCGGGGATGTTGGGCACAGCCTGATCGACGCGCAGGACGAGGGCCTGCTGCTGTTCGACACCAATCGCAACGCGAAGTTCGCAAGCCAGATCGCCGATCTGGCCAAGGCACTCTGGAACAAGACGGATTGA
- a CDS encoding TadE/TadG family type IV pilus assembly protein has protein sequence MTLLRALLADRRGASAAEFVLILPLALVFLFGIIDAGRYAWQLNQLEKAAQSGVRYAVVTDIVPQGLNAYDTVGLTCADGTVLDVSDRICPEALGTITCSGAGGVSCSCSTGPCPSLGTTDTAAFNRIVSRISRHAPMVGPENVALIYSGSGIGFAGDPATSDDDSPLSDIAPLVTVQISGVDLRAMTLFGGGLEMPPVSSSLTLEDGDGAIGY, from the coding sequence ATGACACTCCTGCGCGCCCTGCTTGCCGATCGGCGCGGCGCCAGCGCGGCGGAGTTCGTGCTGATCCTGCCGCTGGCGCTGGTGTTCCTGTTCGGCATCATCGATGCCGGGCGCTACGCCTGGCAACTGAACCAGCTGGAGAAGGCTGCCCAGTCGGGTGTGCGCTACGCAGTTGTCACCGACATCGTGCCGCAGGGCCTCAACGCCTATGACACCGTCGGGCTGACCTGCGCCGACGGTACGGTACTGGACGTGTCGGACCGGATCTGTCCCGAAGCGCTCGGCACCATCACCTGCTCGGGCGCGGGCGGAGTCAGCTGTAGCTGCTCGACCGGTCCCTGCCCGTCGCTGGGGACGACCGACACGGCGGCCTTCAACCGCATTGTTTCGCGCATCAGCCGCCACGCCCCGATGGTGGGGCCGGAGAACGTCGCGCTGATCTATTCCGGTTCGGGCATCGGCTTTGCCGGGGATCCGGCCACTTCCGACGACGACAGCCCGCTCAGCGACATCGCTCCGCTCGTCACCGTGCAGATCTCGGGCGTCGACCTGCGCGCCATGACCCTGTTCGGCGGCGGGCTGGAGATGCCGCCGGTCAGCTCTTCCCTGACGCTTGAAGATGGCGACGGGGCAATCGGGTACTGA
- a CDS encoding TadE family protein has product MSALRIWMDAKGAAAAEMALILPVVMALLFGGFEIGHFIWNQHKLTEAVRNGARFASRLPIEDFCIGGSPVMSGATQADIKRVTRTGQLGAGGVTAIPGWVDEELSVQVDCAAFVDTGIYSDLDTAGPIVTVEAHGVGYPSLFGRVGVIDPGITMTARSSAAVTGL; this is encoded by the coding sequence GTGAGCGCGCTGCGCATCTGGATGGACGCCAAGGGGGCGGCAGCGGCGGAAATGGCGCTGATCCTGCCGGTCGTCATGGCGCTGCTGTTCGGCGGCTTCGAGATCGGCCACTTCATCTGGAACCAGCACAAGCTGACCGAGGCGGTGCGCAACGGCGCCCGCTTCGCCTCGCGCCTGCCGATCGAGGATTTCTGCATCGGCGGCAGCCCGGTGATGAGCGGCGCGACGCAGGCCGATATCAAGCGCGTGACCCGCACCGGCCAGCTGGGCGCGGGCGGCGTGACCGCCATTCCGGGCTGGGTCGACGAGGAACTGTCGGTGCAGGTCGATTGCGCTGCCTTCGTCGATACCGGCATCTATTCCGACCTCGATACCGCCGGGCCGATCGTGACGGTGGAGGCGCACGGCGTCGGTTACCCCTCGCTGTTCGGCCGCGTTGGCGTGATCGATCCGGGCATCACCATGACGGCCCGGTCCAGCGCTGCGGTGACCGGCCTATGA
- a CDS encoding pilus assembly protein TadG-related protein gives MRLARENLRQDADGSVAPLYAMALFALIAIAGIGLDYGRLVTMQSELQNAADQAALAAATQLDSRPGAIARAEAAARNYFDNETRVANDDAGPTVDDFSLTFYDGYANDQPGAVTSDDESAKVVQVHINGREVFYALTPVVGAMSSGDITADAMAMLEQAVCNLPPIMVCIERSDFFLPTLEGYGLRMRWLPSSGIEPLAAGNFGFLDLYGEHDSQYELGENNAYASCGPMENVTTEPGFRSTETRALNTRFDIYANPLSCDPANGDFCPSQNTGKNLVLEEESTITTNSPVPPSPPPCGTFERQSRGWEPMTTSGTPNEVAIAGSFTPDECFADGTCTYMGDGDWDLAGYLARNHPGVSPASFAKGTRYEVYQWELEDPANRLAPRLVSSEVDTRERGNSGQYEHTFTNRCTYPQPVYGTPLAPSATQKDRRLLSVAAVDCTGLNGRSPVDILGWLDVFLIQPGDDTETIQSEIVGPALRPDNLPTFQYFGRHRAVLIR, from the coding sequence ATGCGCCTGGCCAGGGAAAATCTGCGACAAGATGCCGACGGCTCGGTGGCCCCGCTCTACGCGATGGCGCTGTTCGCGCTGATCGCGATTGCCGGAATCGGGCTCGACTACGGGCGGCTGGTCACCATGCAGAGCGAGCTGCAGAACGCTGCCGACCAGGCGGCGCTTGCAGCCGCGACGCAGCTGGACAGCCGTCCCGGCGCGATTGCCCGCGCCGAGGCTGCGGCGCGCAACTATTTCGACAACGAGACGCGCGTCGCCAACGACGATGCGGGTCCCACCGTCGATGACTTCTCGCTCACCTTCTACGATGGCTATGCCAACGACCAGCCCGGCGCCGTCACCAGCGATGACGAGAGCGCCAAGGTGGTGCAGGTACACATCAACGGGCGCGAGGTATTCTACGCGCTCACCCCGGTGGTCGGGGCGATGTCCTCCGGCGACATCACCGCCGATGCCATGGCCATGCTGGAGCAGGCCGTGTGCAACCTGCCGCCGATCATGGTCTGCATCGAGCGCAGCGACTTCTTCCTGCCGACGCTGGAAGGTTACGGCCTGCGCATGCGCTGGCTGCCGAGCAGCGGGATCGAGCCGCTGGCCGCAGGCAATTTCGGCTTCCTCGACCTCTATGGTGAGCACGATTCGCAATACGAACTGGGCGAGAACAACGCCTACGCCTCCTGCGGCCCGATGGAGAATGTGACCACTGAGCCGGGCTTCCGCTCCACCGAGACGCGCGCGCTCAACACCCGCTTCGACATCTATGCCAACCCGCTGTCCTGCGATCCGGCCAATGGCGATTTCTGCCCTTCGCAGAACACCGGCAAGAACCTCGTTCTGGAAGAGGAAAGCACCATAACCACCAATTCGCCGGTGCCGCCGTCGCCGCCGCCCTGCGGTACTTTCGAGCGGCAGTCGCGCGGCTGGGAGCCGATGACGACCTCGGGCACGCCGAACGAGGTGGCAATCGCCGGCAGCTTCACGCCCGACGAGTGCTTCGCAGACGGCACCTGCACCTACATGGGCGACGGCGACTGGGACCTGGCCGGATACCTGGCTCGCAACCATCCCGGCGTCAGCCCCGCCAGCTTCGCCAAGGGCACGCGCTACGAAGTCTACCAGTGGGAACTGGAAGACCCCGCCAACCGCCTCGCGCCGCGCCTCGTCTCGTCCGAAGTGGACACGCGCGAGCGTGGCAACAGCGGGCAGTACGAGCACACCTTCACCAACCGCTGCACCTATCCGCAGCCGGTCTACGGCACGCCGCTGGCCCCCAGCGCCACCCAGAAGGATCGCCGCCTGCTGTCGGTCGCTGCAGTCGACTGCACCGGTCTGAACGGGCGTTCCCCGGTCGACATACTCGGCTGGCTGGACGTTTTCCTGATCCAGCCGGGGGACGACACCGAGACCATCCAGTCGGAAATCGTCGGCCCGGCGCTGCGCCCCGACAACCTGCCGACCTTCCAGTATTTCGGTCGCCACCGCGCGGTGCTGATCCGGTGA